CTTCATAGATGTCATTTGTGAGGGATAAAAATCCACATTTTGACTTATCAGGTCCTAGTTTTAAGGTAAATTTGGAGTAACGACCGCTCCCCTGGGATGCCCGCTGTCATCTAGGAATCAGGTGTGTAGAATTGCCCGCACCCAATGGGCCCTCAGTTTCTGCAGATGAGAACTGGGTTCAGTGTTGTATCGTTTGTCTGCTGTTTCTCGTTGGTAAAATGCAGGCTTCAGCTTCTCTTTGCACTTGTTGGTTTGCCTGTGGGCTCTCACCATAGTTGGCAGATTTATTTAGACTCCcgtcatttttaaaagcagcctGTTAAGGCTGCTCTGTGTCCAccttggaggtgggggtgtgttGACTCTAGTCTGTGGCCGGTGTGGGTGCTTGTCAGTGTCTGGGGTTTGCTTTGTGGCTACCGCGGCGGGTCGTGCTCTTCCCCCAGGTGGGCGGCCCATCTCTGTGGCCTCTGGGGTCACACCTCCCGAGTGTGAGCCACCAGCCTCGTCTTCCAAGCCTGCTCTCCCCTGGGTGCATTTTTTCTTCATCACTTGTACCTTTGAGGAAGGAGTGTCTGCTCCAGGCCTTATAAACACCTCACAGGGACAGGGGTTCCAGCATCTAGGCCAAGCCTTCTTCGCTGGAGTAGGTCTAAAGACAGCAGAGCCATCTGGCTCTGAAGAGCTGTAGGCCCGCTGACGGCACCCTGCACAAGTTCAGAGGGTGTCCCACGTGGCTCAACTTAATTACAGGTATTTGGGGGTGACTGATACCAGAACCCCAAGATACACTTTGCTGCTGGCTTCCTGCCAGCCTTTTTAGAACCTTACAAATAACACGTGGGAAAGGAGGCACTTGTCCCGACTGATTGATACTCAGTTCCTCAAACCATTATTTGATGGACATCCTGAACATTGACTCGCTTGCCCTAAAGCTCAGGTGTGTCCATCTCCGGAGAGGCCTCAGGTGGCCTTCCGAGATGCCAGCTCCCCTTCCAGGTCCAGGCAAGAAGCTGGCTCAGCACCGGCAGCTGGGCTGAGCGTTCTGGGCCTTGGGGTGCACCTGCTCGCCACGCTTTCCACACTTCCTATCTTTCGTGCATGTCACTTGTTCATCAGAGGGGCTGGGACCTCCACGGGGCTTGTTTCCCAAGTCCTGGTTGGAGAGATGTTTGTGCTCAGAGGGCCCTCCTCTCCCAGTAGCCCCCTGGAATGGGGGAAACAAACATGGTGGCTGGTCAGACCTTTCGTGTCCACAGAAGGTCTCTGTAGCTCATCCTCTTGACTGTCCAATCAGGACCCAAGTGAGAAACTGCACCACAGGCCAGGACATTGTGGGCCCTGCCAGGCCATGTCATGCCTTCAGGGCTGTTGTCTTCTCTGTCGTCTTAGCTTAATGCCCTCTGCACCCGGGGCCTTGCAAGTGAGGAGAAGGCCGGCTTCAGCCTGGGCCTGGGTTCAGAGGCGGGGTGGCCATGGGTCGGGGCTTCGTGGTGACCGCGTACACCTCTGTCCTTTCCCCCATCACAGCATGCACTCCTTGAGGGTAAGGACTGGCTGTTGTCTTCAAGTCCTGTTCCTTGTACAGAGTCATACTCAGCAGGCCACTGTTTACACTTTATACAAGCCATGTGTCCAACAAATGAGCCCGTGATGGACAGAGGCAGGCACGTCATGGGGACAGGGCTCCATCACTATGTGAGAGAGAAAACCATGGATGCAGGTTGATGCACCCCTGGGATATCTGGTCCCCTGGGTTATCTGGATGGTGGTCTCGCCTTGCTAGCTGGCAGATTTCTTTGAAGTAGGACAGAGTGACGGGGGGACTTCAGGAAGCTACCTACAGGGGGGTTATTTGAGCTGGACCCTGGTGGCTGGAAATGACTGGGGCATCAACCAAGGTGAGAGGACGACATTCTGGAAATTCTGAACCCAATAGAAACGAGGAGATCTAAAATACGAGTgtgttggggtgaggggtggcaATGTCTAGATGAATTGGGGGGGTCACCTGAGACGCTGAGATCTTGCAGGAGGCGCTGTCATTGGAGGACTTTatggaggagaaggaagtggTGTTCCTGGAGCACCTGCCTGAAGGGACCTCCTGCCAGGTGCTGTCGAGGATCCCGCACCGCCTTTCCAGGCAGACTCTGGCCTGTGGTTTGCCCTGGCGCTGCCTCCATGCCAGGGTCCCAGCTCACACTTTCTGCTCCACCGGCACGCTCAGAATCATGCCGTAaaagatacttttcttttttgtatcccATAACAAGTGGGAATCAAACCTTATTTTCCTAACGTGACTCTCATTACGTTTTATAATCTAGTCGAGAAATCGAGTCAGGAGccatcattttcatttaaaatggctGAATCTTGAGTAactggggggagggctgggacTGTTGAGAGTGCAGCTCATCTTGGAAGGGTTGGTTTGGTTGCAAGGCTCCACCTCAGGCCTTGGGTTTTCTCTGGAGGATTATGCTGATGACTTACAGCCTCCAGCTCCTGAGCCTGGAGCCAGCATCCAGGGGCCTCTGGCGCTGCGTTGCCCCTGGGACTGCTGGAAGTTCTGGTCGGTAGCGGTCTGTTCTCATCTCACTTAGGCGAAGGCTCTTCCAGTCCCGCCAGGCCCTTTTGCTGTTTTGCCAGTGCACTTGGGgtttgtttctccttctctgatGTAGATTAACCAAGTAAGTTGCTTTGGGAGgagatgctgggggtggggggtggaggacagaaggaaagaaaactttttaaaggcagaaagctatttttaaacattgacaGAGACAAAAACCCAACACAGCCTGTACACATTTAAAAGTCGGAAGTGGGATGTCAAAGGCCTATTTTTGGCCACCTCTGCCGGGGAACAGTGTGTAACCCACTAACCTCGGCAGCGTCCCCAGGAGGTGCTGCctgcggcggggcgggggcgaggGCGCCGCACTGGCCTCGCCTGGTGAACAGCAGGCGCGGGGAAGCATCTCGggggtttccttctttctgcctttgctttCAGAGCTGCCTTGGGCTCATGGCCCCAAGGACTGGAGACCTGGGAGCTGACAGCCCAGCATGGGGAAGGCTGGCCAAGTCATGCTCCAGCGCTGCTGGCTGCCTCCTCCTGAGAAGGAACAAGCAtcccctgggccaggccaggaaACAACACAGCTGTcgggagacaggcaggcaggcccaGCGACCTTCATGGGAGTCCAGCCTTTAGATGCCCTGATTCCACCAGATAcctggttgggtttttttgtttgtttgtttgtgtttaagTGAGGACTAGACCCCAGAGCGGTAGTTCTATTTCCCATTCTTTTCAAGCAGTTTCCCAGAACATAAAATGCTTGTGGGTGATCTGCCTGGGGACTGCTCCGTGGAAGGAAGGGGTAGGTGGTCGCCCCCTCCTCAGCTTCCTTCCCTGCTCTTCTGAAACCATCTAGGTCATCTCAAGAGTTGTCAGGTCTCTACGGTTGCCTGACGTTGCACAGGGAGTTCCCGGATTGGCTTTGGTGGGTGTCGCTTAGAACGAGGGGGTTACAGTTCAGATTATTCTACAGGATCAGCtcaatttgggtttattttgtctGCGAGAGAAGGGATTGTCTCTTTCTCAACTTTCAGAAGGTGGGTTGTTCCTGAATTCATGCAACTTCCTGTAGTGAGACTCTTTACAGGATTAAAAAGTAAAGTCCATGAGACTCATTAATCTTTCAGAAATTGGTCCGATCTCGCTTTATTTAGTCAACATGAGATTTTCTGAAAATCAGCGCTTTCCTACAAGACTGCAGTGAGCTTAAAAAAACCTGCTGGAGCGTTTAGAAGAGTGCAAGTCCAGTTACAGGTGTTTTCACCTAATACAGGAAAACATCTGTCATAATATTTGGCGGACTGCAGAGCTGAGGCTGCGTGAGTTTGGGAGGCTTCCAAGCAGAATAGGTTGGAAGTCGATGGAAGTGAATCTGGGCCTCCTCGGCCGGGGCAGAGGGTGTCTCCTCCCTGAAGCTCGTTTGCCCACTGCTGTCCTCTCCTTGGTATTACATCTTGGGCACCTTTTCAAAAACCTGCTACTGCTTTCTTGGGGGCAATGAGGTATTCATTCTTCTGGGCTGTCCTGCTCAGGTGGAGACCTCGAACCAGAAACTGGTTATCCATAAACTGGGTGAGTTACCGACAGCTACCCCACTGCAGAAGATGCTGCACAGACAGCTCACCCACACATGTCTGCACTACAAGTGGGGTTTTGTAGCATTAACGCCGCGTgatgttaaatctttttttttttatgacaaggaaggaaaaggaaatgtcGAGATGGTGTAACACTGATGCCCCCAGGCCAGTGCCATACATCGGCTAAAGGCCGAGGGCCCTGGCTCTGACAGGGTCCCACTGCACCCCATTTTGAGGGCTTTAGGAGTTACTTTCTGATACTCAAGCGGTTAGTTAATATTTTGAGGGGTTTggaaaatcataagaaaattaacagaattaCTTCGTTATAGAGCTTCCCCCTCTCCAGCACCAGCAGGGCTGTTACCCCAGGTAGTGGAATTCCAGAAAGCAGAGGGAGTGTGACTGGGCAAGGCACCCAACCTCGCCCTCCCCAGCATCTGGGATGTGATACAATCATACTTGCCTGCCGAGTCATTTATGGACAAAACAGCTAGAACAGGGCCCAGTACAAACATTGAACAAAAGTTTTCTCCCACAGGGAAGACATGATGTCAGAGATGCCCTGTTTCTGGTCGTCTTGTATGGCCTTTCCTCCTGGCCAGCCAGCTGTGTTCTCTGCCAGCGGAGGACGGGGAGACctggcagtggcagcagcaatGGGGCACAAGCCCCCTGGGAgcctaaaaggcaaaaaaaagctCCAAGACTGAAAGAAGGAGGTGACAAGGCAGgtgtgggctggggctgctggcagTCACCTGGTTAGTGAAGGTGTGTCCTGCCTGATACACCAGGCTCGTTTCCATGCAATCCTGTCTCCTTGTACTTCTTCTCAGAAGGGTGACCAGGGAGACTCTCCGTCTTTCTCAGCCCTCTCCTTTCCGGAGGCAGGGAAGCGCTGCCCGGTTTCTCAGCAGTGCCCCTAAGAGAAAACCTGCAGGAATTGGGCGCACCCTACCGGCCGGCCGGCCCCCGCCTGCCCTGCggagctgggagcagagctgCTGTAACCAGATAGTGCTGTTTCCATTTGGTCCGGGGCTCCAACGTTCTCCTGTCCTTTTTGATGTATCTTCTAAAGTGAACACATCCTCAGGCTGCTGGTGAGACGTGTAAACATTGTCTGGTGTGTGGCCAGGCTGGGTACCTCTGTCTCCCCTGCCCGGGCCTTGCAGCCCACGACGGCGAGCGTGCCAGCAGGGGAATTAGGGACGCGGGTGCCGGCAGGCTGCTCTCAGACGTGGAAACTCCTCTGTTTTGCAGTGCGGcctgttcattttttcctttttgtcttgttGTGCGTCCTAGGAGTTGGAGGGGACTGGGGGAGGATTTGAGTCTCTTTGCCATCTGCCAGGGCATTTTCTCCCAGTTAACATGCAGCCTTACTGGCATTTTTGGGTCAGAAATGGAGGCCGTGGTGCTCAAGTAACAGACTGGGGACCCTGGGGAGCGTCTCCAGGTGGTACTTGGGCCAGTTCCTCTGTAGTCAGTCAGGGTCACAGAGCTCTGACCTTTGGAGACCAGCGGCGTTTGGGGAATAATATTGGCTTAAGCGGGCCATGTCCCCAAGTTTAATATGTACTGACCCGGGTGCAGGGAGACGGGGCAGGCACTGCCCTTTTAAATTACCTTGCGTTTCCGTGGGCCTCTTGTTCCTGGAAATGGACTTGTACCCGCTTTCTTTCCCACAGTAAATGTTCAGTATTTCTcgttcaaaaaaaaattttttttttaaactggcatttCTCTTCAGCTAAAGATTCTAGCTGAATCTCAGGTTGAGGGAGATGTGGGTGCAGACGAAACACTCTGAGGTTTAAATGGCTGCCAATATGCGAACTGTCTCATTTTTAAACACGCTAATTGCACACGGCCGTTGTAGCCTCATGATTcccagcttttgtttttgttgtgaaTTCTTTGTCGTGGAACCTGCAGTTGGAGGGTCCTGTTCCAATCTGTGGTGGTGCTTCTTGGGGACCTGTTTGTGTGTTTAAGGACATGTTTTAATACTCCTGTGTGGGGCTTCCCCTTATCTAAATAACTgctgttctttgctttttttctttttttttaatggaggtactggggattgaacccaggacttcatgcgtGCTACGCatttgctctgccactgagctacaccctccccctgttCTTTCCATTATTGCACCTAAGGTCCCTGGTGGGCTATGTAAAATCTTAATCCATGGGAATATGGAAAATGATCTGCAAGGTCTAAGCCAGGCTGAGCCTGCTGGAGTTATGCTCTCCTTgcaaacagattttaaagagaGACACGCCCCCAGCAGCAGCCTCCTTCCGGTTTTGCTTCTTAATGTTGGGGTTTCGCCATTGACCTCTGTTGCAatcttaaaatgataaattctggataCGTGCGTGGCTTGTTTCTCTGTTGCTGCTGTTTTTCGGGCAGCGTGAGACgatctgtgtctgtgttttaCGATAATGCGGTAAAGAATCCATCTGGACTTGAGCAGTGTAGTAACTTGTTTGATACGTGACCAGAGAGTCATCTCAGCCAGATTTCAATATTGGCGAAGCATCAGGCTGCAGACCTGGCCCATCTCTCTGGGCACCTTGTGTTCTAGAACTGTgcttgaggtttttttgtttgtttgttttctttttatccgGCCTGCCTGTTCACATTTAATTTGTTCTTAGCCGTGTGCAGTGGATTAACTTCATCAGGGTGGATTAAGATTGAATTGACATTAAAAcagtctttttcttgttttcctcctgTCACTTTTAGGCaattgggggcagggggtgggggcacctTCGGGAGAGGGAGGCAGCGCTCATCCAAAAAGTACCCTGGTGAGGACGAGGGAGATAAGCCGTAGCTTCAGTGTGAAAATAATTCCCAGCTGCAGGTCGGGAGGCCTGGATGGAGCCCACAGCCGGCTTCATCAGTCTAACGAGATGTCACATGGAACAAAAGCTTTAGGGGTTTTATTTAGCTCCTAATCCGCACGCTGAGAGAGCAGAGGTCCGTGTGAGTGCACCAGCCGGGAGGGGGGCCTGGCGGGCTGGATGCAGCCTTCTTTCTGGGACTGAGCCGTAAAGAAAAGACCTGGTGCTACCGTTGGAGAGTGAGGCAAAGTTACCGTGAGTGTTGTGTTTTGTCTACTAAGGTTTCGGAGGATTAATAATTTAGGCCatactttgaaacagaaaaacccCAGTTGGTTGTTCCTGCTGTCTTGGAAGGGTTAGAATACAGCCAGGTCTGGTTTTGATGTATGTAATTGAAGATTTATAAAGAAAAGCTTCCTCCTCTGCTTcggccacttttttttttttttttccaatgccGGTTCCCAGCAGGCATATAAATATTGGCCGATCTCAGAGCTGGGATGCTGCCGGGTGGTACGAGGGCCCCTGGGAGATCGCTGAGGCTCCAGGGAGGAGGAGCTCCCTGACAGATGGAGGCGGAGAGGGACCTTGGTCCGAGCAGCTGAACCCCGGGCTTCAGGATGTCACCatgccaggggctgcagggccctgCCTCTACCGGGAGGCCCTCTACAGCTCCATGGCCGGAAGGAAGAGCTCCGTTCCTGACTTCACCTTTTACGACAGCAGACAGGCGGCGATGTCAGCTCGCGGAGCCCTGCTACCGCGGGATTACTACAGTGATCCAGCTGGAGCCacccgggtgcccagagagcctCGGCACCATCGCAACCTGGGAGTCAGCCAGCCACTGCCCGGTTATGGAGCACTGGGCAGCAGGATGACGTGGGATCCAGTGCAAGGCCGGGTCCCTGCCCTGCAGGACACCGGTCACCTGTACCGGGATCCCGGTGGTAAAACGATCCCTCAGGGGCAGCGATCGCAGAGCAGGGCCTCGTCGCCCGCGCGGTACACAGGGGAGCCGGCCGACAGCAGGTACGGGGTGGAGGCGCCCGTCTACCCCGCCAGTCAGGTCTACAACCACGTGGGCGAGAGATCTGTGGATTCTGCCCCTGCCAGGCAGGCAGCCCCCACCTGCCTGGTCGTGGACCCCAGCATGGCTGCTGCCTCCGGGGTTGGCACAGGGGGCAGCTCCAGGCACCCTGAACCGAGGCTACGGGCCTGCCCAGGAGAGTGTCCACCCCAGGATGGCTTACGAGAATTGTGAGGCCGACCTGTCCGCCTTCCAGGGGCCTGGCGGCGGCAGGAGGAGTGTGATGCCTGAGTTCCTGGCCTTCCTGCGGGCGGAGGGCGTGGCAGAGGCCACGCTGGTGGCCCTGCTGCAGCAGGGCTTCGACTCCCCAGCCGTCCTGGCCACGATGGAGGATGCCGACATCAAGTGCGTGGCGCCCAACCTCGGCCAGGCACGCGTCCTGAGCCGCCTGGCCAGCAGCTGCAGGACGGAGATGCAGCTGCGCCGGCAGGGCCGGACACGCTCTAGCAGCTTCAGCCACCGGAGCGAGCTTCACGGTGACTTGTCTGCTCTGGGTGCCCCGGCCTTGCCGCCCCAGCCGGTGGGACCCTTGCAGGCGGCGTCCCCTCGGACTGGAGACCCGGCTCGCCGCCCCTCCAGTGCGCCATCCCAGCACCTCCTGGAGACAGCTACCTACTCTGCCCCGGGGGTGGGCACCCAAGCCCCCCACTTTCCGTCCAACTCTGGGTACAGCTCTCCCACTCCGTGTGCCCTGACAGCGCGGCTGGGCCCCACGTACCTGCCGCAGGCCGGAGTGCCCTTGACTAACCCGGGCCCTGCCGCGCCACTTCACCCAGGCCCCAGAACAGCCTATTCCACCGCATACACGGTGCCCATGGAACTGCTGAAGCGGGAGCGCGGCGTGGCCGCGtcccccctgcccagcccccacggCAGCCCCCAGCTCCTGCGGAAGACTGGTGTCCCCGCGGAGCCCTCCACCCTGCCGTCAGCCAGCCAGAGCCTGCACTCGCCCCACTCGCCCTACCAGAAGGTGGCCCGGCGGACGGGGGCTCCCATCATCGTGTCCACCATGCTTGCACCGGAACCAAGTAAtgcacccctccctgcctttccctgctTGGGGCGTTGAGGGGACGGTGGGGGCAGGGGCTTGAGCACAGGACAGTGAGTCCTTACATTCTTGTTGCTCTCTGGCCAAGCCTAGAGAGACCAGACCCACACCCCAACTcgctcacacatacacacacactccgcCATCAGGGCACGTGGCCAACTGCCGAGGATTCTCTTGGGTGGAGCAGATTTGCAGTTCAGGCTGACCCACTGGGATGACCTTGCCTTGCCTTTCTCAAATTGAGCTCAAGTTGATTTGTGGGGTTCCCTTCATGGTGAGGACACAACCGTGTTTATGGGAGAAACCCAGAAATCATTCAGAGCGGGATAACACCCTCGGTTCCTGAGGGGTGGCGTTTGCAGTTCACCTTTGCTGGCTTTGGAGAAGGTGGGCTCCGCATCCAATGCCTCCCGTAACCTGGGCATCGTTCACTTGCCATTAGAAGTGTGTCACCGGGTGGAAACTATCGTGTAGGCTCTGAAGGATCTCCACGGTGTCGGAGGTAGGACTGATCCCTGCAGAGCTGAGAACGGGTGTGCTTCCAGACTTGTGTGTTAAACAAAGCAAGATGTTGAAATCCCTTAGAACTCCCTGTTTCAAAAACAGACTTAGTCTCGCATATTGGAAAACACAGTCGGAAATTGTGCTTACTTGTAGGGAAGAACATACTTCCAAGTTGAGGAAAGGGAGCCATCCTCGCTGATTGTCTTCAAAATGTGAGACAAGTATAATTGAATGCATAATTGAATGCATTCATTTATAATTGAATGTGTTTTCTTGGGCATTTGGATAAAGTTCCAGGTGGACATCTTCTGAGCAGCattgaagaatttttatttcaactctAGAATCTTTACTGGCGATTTAAGCTGTAAACTGGGTTTCTCCTCTTTCCCATTGCCTCCCCAAAATGACTTAGAAAACGGAAtccttttcaaatgaattttttttccctagataaCTAGCAGTACGGGGTAGAGATAGTGGGATGAAAATTGTGGTGAAGATAAGATGTACCTTTTTGAAGATACCCCTTCAATTGTGGGTGGGGACTGGGGGCCTGATCTCGCAGTCCTGAGATGCTGCGTCTGTTGCACTGGTGGAGCGATGATGATTTGGTTACTGATAATCTGCAGTGGCCGTTGGTGCTTTGCAAATTGACCTCCACACAGATTTCTTATCTCCAAAAGGAGACTGACTGGTTGGATTTTTCTGTTGTCTCTCACTGTAGATTCTGGTTTTGTCTcatatgagaatttttttttaagtcttataaaattttattttcttttttttaatcattgtgtGACAGGAGAAAAGTAAGATAATGCTTCCCAGGGCCTGCGCCTTCTTCCTCACAGACAAACATTCTTTCTTTGCAACCAACTGATTTGCATGGCG
This genomic interval from Camelus ferus isolate YT-003-E chromosome 11, BCGSAC_Cfer_1.0, whole genome shotgun sequence contains the following:
- the CTBP2 gene encoding LOW QUALITY PROTEIN: C-terminal-binding protein 2 (The sequence of the model RefSeq protein was modified relative to this genomic sequence to represent the inferred CDS: deleted 1 base in 1 codon), producing MPVPSRHINIGRSQSWDAAGWYEGPWEIAEAPGRRSSLTDGGGEGPWSEQLNPGLQDVTMPGAAGPCLYREALYSSMAGRKSSVPDFTFYDSRQAAMSARGALLPRDYYSDPAGATRVPREPRHHRNLGVSQPLPGYGALGSRMTWDPVQGRVPALQDTGHLYRDPGGKTIPQGQRSQSRASSPARYTGEPADSRYGVEAPVYPASQVYNHVGERSVDSAPARQAAPTCLVVDPSMAAASGVGTGAAPGTLNRGYGPAQESVHPRMAYENCEADLSAFQGPGGGRRSVMPEFLAFLRAEGVAEATLVALLQQGFDSPAVLATMEDADIKCVAPNLGQARVLSRLASSCRTEMQLRRQGRTRSSSFSHRSELHGDLSALGAPALPPQPVGPLQAASPRTGDPARRPSSAPSQHLLETATYSAPGVGTQAPHFPSNSGYSSPTPCALTARLGPTYLPQAGVPLTNPGPAAPLHPGPRTAYSTAYTVPMELLKRERGVAASPLPSPHGSPQLLRKTGVPAEPSTLPSASQSLHSPHSPYQKVARRTGAPIIVSTMLAPEPSIRPQIMNGPLHPRPLVALLDGRDCTVEMPILKDLATVAFCDAQSTQEIHEKVLNEAVGAMMYHTITLTREDLEKFKALRVIVRIGSGYDNVDIKAAGELGIAVCNIPSAAVEETADSTICHILNLYRRNTWLYQALREGTRVQSVEQIREVASGAARIRGETLGLIGFGRTGQAVAVRAKAFGFSVIFYDPYLQDGIERSLGVQRVYTLQDLLYQSDCVSLHCNLNEHNHHLINDFTIKQMRQGAFLVNAARGGLVDEKALAQALKEGRIRGAALDVHESEPFSFAQGPLKDAPNLICTPHTAWYSEQASLEMREAAATEIRRAITGRIPESLRNCVNKEFFVTTAPWSVIDQQAIHPELNGATYRYPPGIVGVAPGGLPAAMEGIIPGGIPVTHNLPTVAHPSQAPSPNQPTKHGDNREHPNEQ